ttcaatataaaataatttataaaattaaaaaaatagtttatatatttttcttgcaatCTTTTCatctttattaatatttttttaaaagataaaattaattcTATCCGTTTACTCAATATAgataaattatataattcaatataATACAATTAACTATTTACAAAAATTTAGTTGATAAATGAACATATAAAGTAAGACAAAAAATAGAATATCAACCTTAAAAGAATtaattattgaaaattttaagTGTGATGATTTGTTATAGAGAGTCGTTCGTTCGAATGCAGAATTTATCTCAtccataaaataataaagatttaacattttaaaaaaaaaaattgaaacaataaaaagaaatataaaacaaaattattgaatttttttcatttatttatcattttaaaatttaaatagaaatatcttatttattatttatataattcaaatatatatttttagtttaaaattattctttcttttctatTCTCTTCatcttatatttttttagtttaaaatcGTTCTTTTACTTTTATTCTCTTCATCTTATCATCTCGATTATAATTCTTATCTtactaaataatatatatatatatatatatatatatatatatatatatatatatatatatatatatatatatatatatatatattacattaaaAAATTCATCAATATCCGGCGTATCCTACGGATCTCAATCTAGTTCTATTTAATCACAAAATTGTCATGCTTACATACTATATGATATAGAACATAGTAgataaaagaaaatgacaaaacaCAAATCACACAACTTTTTCCCCTACTATGTTTTGGGATCCAAACAACAGCTTTGCCAATCGCAAACATATGTTCTTTTCATTCACTTTATTCGGCTAAATCCTAATAAAACCTGATAGGAATCTGATATCATCTTTAATTATaaagacaaaaaaataaaataacatgcaAAAGGCTTAAGCTATATGGTCCTTCGTTGGGGCTAGTAAAGTTGATTAAGTTTACACTAAAACTACCATTTGCAACGAAATAACGTTCAacatgaagagagagaaagatagTGAGAGAAACAGTGAGAGGGCTTAGTTTTTTTCTAGTTTTTTCATGGCTGCGAAAAAAAGAATCGACGAAGGAGGATGGCAAGAGATGAACAGAAAAGGGAGACAAGTTCATTCAGGTTTTAAATGGGACATTATGAAAAACACCATTGTAGGAGACATTAGGGAGATAACATCTTTTTTCATTACGGATTTCGACCACAAATGAAGAGCAAGCGAGTTGTTCTTCGAGTTCAAAGACTTGGGGATGGTGGACGAAATTGTGTTACCTCCTAAGAGGGATTGGAGAGGTGAAAAGTATGGTTTTGTGAGGTTTGCTAATGTTGAAGACACCAGGATGCTGGAAATCAAGTTGGATAATCTTTGGCTTGATGGAAGAAAGTTAAAGGCAAATGTTTCAAGGTTCAAAATGAAAGATCTGTATGGTAAATCCGTTGCGGATCACACCGTTCCAAGGGTCGCTAAACAGAGGACTGGTGGAGTTGACTTTAAGGATGAACAGAGTAGTGGTCCGGATTGTGGAGGGTTTACAATCAGAGGCTCTAAGGTTCAGGGTGTTTCTTATGCGGAATCTTTAAAGATGAACGTTTTTGTCGAGGATTATCTCTAAGCAAAGGGGATTTTCATCGTTGAagaacaaaacaccttctaatcCTGGGGAAGTTAGTTTAAAGGAGGACATTAACAAAATCTATTTCTTTAGCTCTAATAAAGAAGAGAAGGACCGTTACCGAAACGCTTGGGTGGGCATCGCGAAATATCCTAGGTTGGCGTATGGAGTGAGCGACAGTTTGTTGATAGAAGGTATTTTTTCCGTGGCGGCAACTCCTCTGGGACCGAATCTTTGCCTGTTAGAAGAAGACATCGAAGGGGAAATTGCAAGGCTGATTTCCGAGAATGAGGAGTGGAAGGCTAGCTGGTTTAAGGAGGTTAGGAGGTGGCAGTCGCTAGACGTGGAGTGTTTCAGATCTGTTTGGGTATCAATCTTTGGTATACCTTGCTTTGTGAGAAACAAACGATTTTTTGCTCTCCTGCTATCAGACATTGGGGTGGTGGCTAACAGCGAGAGTTTGGAGGGCAAACAAGTTAGGATGGATGTTACCAGATTGCTGATTTTCTCGAATCTTTTAGAGACTATCAACTGGAAAATAGCGGTCTCAGTGGATGGAGTTTGGTACGAGATTCTGGTGAAAGAGGATGTTTCATTTAGGGTTGGAGACAAGGAAGATTCTTGGGCTGGTTCGGAGTGCTCTTCGGAGGAGGCGGTAGACGAAGAATCCACggcaaagagagaaaaagaggatgCACCGGAGGAGGTTGTTGGTGAAGGGAGGTTAGGAGAAGTTGATGGAGGTTTCTCGAGGCGTGTCAGAAAAGCAGAGGTCCAATCCTCTGTTTGGCAGAAAGGCGTGATCGAAGGTAAGGGAGTTTCGGCTTTAGGGGATAAAGTGGGTGGCTGTAAATCTGGCTTTCGGAGGCAGCTCAGATCTGAGTCCTTTTCTGGTGAAACTTTATCTAGGGTTGAGTGTTCTTTCAAAGGAGAAGTTAATGCTTTGAAGATGGTAGACGGTTGTATGGAGGCGGCATCAGATGGGAGTGTTAACGAAGACCCTATTCAAGATTTCAAGTTATTATCTTCCAAGGGGCCCACGGTATTTGGCCCTATTAATTGTTTGCGTGTGGGCCCGACTGAAGAAAACAATTTAGCTATTTCTAATCCATATGAGCCTTTGGAAGAGTCTATTTTACCCCCAGAGGACCCTTTATTTAAAAAGAGAGTAGTGGAGGCTGTGGGACCCAGGGAGGTAGACATTGGGACACTTTGCAATGAGAAAGGCGGATGCATGCATGCAGATAGAGGGGACACAGTGGCGAGCGATTTTTTGAGCTTTGATGACCAATGTAAAAAGCTGAAAAATTCAAAGAAAGTTATGAAGCATATGCGACAGATTTTTGATTTAGGAGATAGAGTGGAGAACTTTGTTTACCCGGCTGAGATGGTTTTTCCGATGAACTCGGGTAACGTATCCGGCAACAATCATGGTGGCAGTATGGCGGGGATATCTCTCTCAAATGATTCTCTTACTCATTCTGATGTGATGAATTGCAATGCTAGAGTTATTAAGAGGAATTTAGGTAATACTTCGGAGGGGCTGTGGAAATCTATGAATAATTTGGGAATTTCAAACTCCTCTGTGCTTTTCGATCCTATTAAGAAACTGGAGGAGATGGAGTCTAGAGGTGACAAAGGAGGAGAAGTTTCTAAGGTGACTATTAATAGGTTGAAATGATTATTTACTCTCTCAATATTAGAGGAGGTGGAAAGAGAGTGAAGAGGAGAGTCGGTTTCAATATTCAAAAGGGAAGGGCGGACATAGCTTTTATTCAAGAAACTAAACTGAGTGTTTTTCATCATAATTATGTCGAGGAGCTGTGGGGCAATGAGATGGTGTAATGGTCTCACATGGAGGCGGTAGGTGCTTCGGGGGGAATTCTAACTATGTGGAGGAAATATTTTTTTAGCTTGATTTATAGCTTCCGGGGTGAAGGTTACTTAGGTGTTTGCGTGGAAAAAGATAATAGAAGAATTTACTTTGTCAATATTTATGCCTCTTGTGATCACAAAGCTAGGTTGATTTCTTGGAAGAAGTTAGTGGATTTAAAAAGAAGGAGTGTAGCCGGATCGTGGTGCTTAGGAGGTGACTTCAATCTTGTCTCGTCATTGTAGAGAGTTGGCATTTCTAAAAAGAACTACAAAAGGGAGATTGAAGGCTTTAATGAGTTCATTGTTGATATGGATTTGGTGGACCCTCCTACCATAGGAGGAAAGTTCACTTGGTCCAACAAAAGTGGAAGTGCATTGAGTAGATTGGATAGATTTCTTCTATCGAATTCTTTTGTTAATGATTGGAAGGTAGAAGGCCAATCTATAGGTGAAAGAGATGTCTCGGACCATGCGCCCATGATAATAAGAGAGATTGGGGACCTAAACCTTTTAGATTCAACAATCTTTGGTTTACTcatgaagattttttttttttgttttgtggaGGTGGAGTGGAAAAATCTTGAGGTAAAGGGTAGAGGGGATTTTTGCTTTGTGGAGAAGTTGAGAGCTATCAAGAGCAAAATCCGTCTTTGGAATAAAGAGGTCTTTGCATGGATTGATCTTAACATAGAAGAAGCGGGGAAAGAAATGCACTTTTTAGATAACAAGTTTGCTCATTTTGTAGGTAATGTTCCGGAGGAGATTGTTCTTCAAAGATCGAAGGCGGCTATTGATTTTTGGAACAATCTTTATAAAAAGGAAGGTTTTCTCTGTCTCAAGTCGAGGCAATTATTGTTATCCGATGGTGATAGTAACACGCGTTTTTTCCACAATTCCCTTAAAGAAAGAAGAAGGCAGAATGCTTTATGTTCTCTTTCTTATAGTAGAGGCTTGTTGGAGAATGTGGTTGAGGTTAAAGATTATGTTCATGACTTTTTTAAGTCTTTTTTTGAAGAAGAGGTGGAGAGAAGGCTGATTTTTGGTGGTTTGGGTTTGAAGAAGCTTCTTGAGAGGGAGGCTTTAGGCATTGAACGTCCATTCACGGAGGAGGAATTGAAGGTAGctatttggtcgtgtgatggTAATAAAAGTGCGGGATCGGATGGTTTCTCTTTAGAGTTTTATCAGAAGTTTTGGAAGGTTATACGTGAAGACGTGGTGAAGATGTGCAACGATTTTCATAGTAAATGCTCTCTTGTTAAATCGATTACATCATCCTTTCTTGCTTTGATCCCCAAAGTAGTCAATCCTCAATCCTTAGGCGAGTACCGTCCCATTTGTTTGGTGGGAAGTGTTTACAAAATTATTGCTAAGTTGTTGGCGGCTAGATTGAAAGAGGTTACATGAGGTTTGGTTTCTCCCAACCAAACCGCATTTGTCCCGGGTAGAAACATGATGGATGGGGTTCTTTTGGTTAATGAGATTGTCAATTGGTCGAAGATGAAGAAAAGAAGTTGTCTTTTGCTCAAGGTGGACTTCGAAAAGGCTTATGATTCTGTTTCTTGGCAATATCTTAGAGAAACTATGACTATGATGGGTTTTGGAGAAAGGTGGATGAGGTGGATGGAAGCTTGCATTTTTAATAACAACATGTCCGTTTTAGTTAATGGAAGTGCTACGAAAGAATTTAAGGTGCATAGGGGTCTAAGACAAGGTGATCCTTTGTCTCCGTTTCTTTTTGTTCTTGCCATGGAGGGCTTAACCGCTCTCGTGAAAAGGTCGGTTGATTTGGGTAAATTCAAGCCTTTCATGTATGGGGATGGGGAGTTAGTGGACATtcttcaattcgcggatgataTCATTATTCTAGGAGAAGCATCTTGTGACAACATTTGGAACTTAAAGGTTTTATTGAGAGGGTTCGAGTTGGTGTCCGGGTTgaagattaatttttaaaaaagtaaCATTTTAGGAGTTAGTGTGGGTGATTGTTACTTCAATGCCGCCACAAAGTTCCTTGCTTGCAAGAAAGGTACGTTTCCTTTCAAATTTTTAGGAATTATGGTGGGGGAAAGTCCTAGAAAAAAGAAAGTGTGGACGGAAGTTGTTAATAAAATAAAGGGCGTCTTTCTTTGTGGAAGGGAAGGAATATTTTGATGGGAGGTAGAGTTACTCTTATCAATTCGGTCTTGAATTCAATTCCTATTTTTAATCTTTCCTTCTTCAAAGTTCCGGGAAACATTGCCAAAGAGATTAGAAGGCTTCAAAGTGAGTTTCTATGGAGCGGTAACTTTGAAAAAAGGAGCATACATTGGGTGAGGTAGGATGTTGTTTGTAGGCCTAAGGATAAAGGTCGATTGGGAGTTAGAGACGTGAAGGAGGTAAATAAAGCTTTACTTTTgaagtggaagtggagaattttaaACGAAGATAATGCAATATGGAGTAGATTTCTTAAGGTGAGGTATGTGAGCCCAAAATTAAAGATTCAAGATTCTAGTGGAGACTTGCTTAGTTGCGACGATTCGATTTAGTGGAGGGACTTGTGCAAGAACAATTTGCTAGATGATTATGTGGAATATGGCTTTCCTGGGTGTTTCAAATGTTGTTGCAAGAATGGGAAGGATACTCTTTTTTGGCATAACTTGTGGGTGGGAGACAAACCTCTTCGCCTTTCTTTCCCAGATTTGTATGATTTATTACTAAGAAAAATTGTTCGGTGGCGGAGATTTTGATTTGGGTCGACGGAAGACATTCGTGGGATGTTCAAGCTTTATTTTCCCAGGGAGATGGTCGCGGTTCAGCATTGGGGGCAGCAGCGGCTGCCTTGCCGAGTTGGCACCGTTTCCGCGAGTTAGTGGGGGGTCACATACCGTGTGAGGTCGCGTGCGATACTTACGGTTGGTTCTTTAATTCGGAAAAGGAATTTACGGTAGCGGGCATTTCGTGGATAATCAACAACTCTAAATCCTTTGCTTGGGATCTTCATGTGATTCATTCGTTGAAAGTCATGTGGAGCATTCCATTACCACCTAAGATTAAGTTGTTTTCTTTGAGATTTTTCATTGATCGCCTTCCGTCAAAAGATCTTTTATTGATAAGAGGAGTTACCAATGTGTCAAATCCAGTTTGTGAGTTTTGTGGTGTTCATGTAGAAACTTCTTTTCATCTCTTTTTTCATTGTCATAGGGCGAAAGAGATTTGGAATCATATTTTCGTTTGGCTTGGAATACCGGAGGTAATCACCATAGAGGAGTTTCTTGAGTTTGGGGCTTTACAAGACAAGGTGCTTAACCGACATAGAAAGGCTAAGATCAATGTGGTGTGGATAACTACGATTTGGTGTCTTTGGATTATGCGGAATGCAATTATCTTCGACGGGAaagatttttgttttgatgttgtttgttctaatattatttttctttcttggagatggttatCTAGCGGATATTCTAAGTTTAGATCCAATTACTACGATTagtttaaacttcctttatccgaCTTAATCATTCTCTAGTTTTCTctgtttgtaagggttgcactcctagtgcgagctttatcaatcaattgcctattaaaaaaaaaactaagtataTGTGATAAGAAACTTTTATACTAAGCTTCATATGAGTGAACAGAATAGGGAACTTTTGTTATAATTTAACAGGTTGGGACTATAGATGGTCATGACATTAGATCAAAAACAACTTTATAAAGAGAATTTTACACTATAGCTTAACTTAAAACATCCTCtcatttatatattgtttaacAATCACTCATTCATCTGATGTAACATTTGAAGTCCTTAATTCATCTAAACTAAAGTCCAGTATATAATTATTAGAATGAGAATGAGTAACAAACTTGACTTTTGTAGGACGCTTTTCTACAGCTTGTGGATGAACCGCGAGATTGTAATGAATTTATGATCTTGACAATATTAACCATATCAAAATGATCAATGTATATTGCATTGGTGATAAAAAAATGATAATCTGTACGTATTCCAAGGATTAGAGATAACGATAATGTTGTTTTTACCTAATCCTTACACAATATTACCAACTACGCCATGAAGCAACATTCCAGCAGTTGAGTTCACAGATATGCATTGGTGATAAGAAAGAGATAATCCGCATTTCAAGGCTTAGATACAATTACTCAACTTTTGTTTTAAACCTCAGGATGCAGATTATCCAACTCCACC
The Vicia villosa cultivar HV-30 ecotype Madison, WI linkage group LG6, Vvil1.0, whole genome shotgun sequence genome window above contains:
- the LOC131614110 gene encoding secreted RxLR effector protein 78-like, with the translated sequence MMDGVLLVNEIVNWSKMKKRSCLLLKVDFEKAYDSVSWQYLRETMTMMGFGERWMRWMEACIFNNNMSVLVNGSATKEFKVHRGLRQGDPLSPFLFVLAMEGLTALVKRSVDLGKFKPFMYGDGELVDILQFADDIIILGEASCDNIWNLKVLLRGFELVSGLKINF